One genomic region from Mytilus trossulus isolate FHL-02 chromosome 9, PNRI_Mtr1.1.1.hap1, whole genome shotgun sequence encodes:
- the LOC134683271 gene encoding uncharacterized protein LOC134683271, translating to MASSTTTCGVCEQSNITKPSTIWCFECDEGLCSECKDHHSRSKGTWKHDTLLISEYQKIPRDIVKITDTCATHNEKFTFYCKKHDSLCCGSCIVENHMECRDFDKLTDVIQNTKLSNAFYEIEQSLAELSDNIHIIRKNRENNLGRLSKEKTQIEEAIKQTRITINNHLDKIQDDIIKKLNETEVNESKIISKLLISLKENDREITEIQTKIENIKQHATDLQTFIAMKELVKRISSKDQFLQSMINSGNFKDSELSYNPNATMQDLANRIKNFGELKIEKKTCKVVLTRRKDKQAQILLPHILSRSVDNIDLKLLQTINEPGDFVRGCCMLPDGKMAFSHNSRKVVRVFNLNGTKDFEVNTGTQAFDVAYISHDNTLAVTSGESNTKCITIIDMQSKQIKKTIPVDSKYYGIDVISEGKLICSALGKGIQLINLHNSSITDIVRDNQIPGLCYVATFGDKIYHTNNQSKSVRCYDLQGTVEWTFQNERILSGVRGVAVDNDGNVYVVGEYSKNVVVISTDGQQYKELAKASDGLFDPQCLDYYKNTNQLLVSNFRNTAMTFTLI from the coding sequence ATGGCATCATCAACAACCACGTGTGGTGTATGTGAACAAAGCAATATAACCAAACCATCCACAATCTGGTGTTTTGAATGTGACGAAGGGCTTTGTTCAGAATGCAAAGACCACCACAGTCGGTCAAAGGGAACATGGAAACATGACACCTTGCTAATAAGTGAGTACCAGAAAATACCACGTGATATTGTCAAAATCACTGACACCTGTGCCACTCATAATGAGAAGTTCacattttattgcaaaaagCATGACAGTCTTTGTTGTGGAAGTTGCATTGTCGAGAACCATATGGAATGTCGAGACTTCGACAAATTGACTGATGTGATTCAAAACACTAAACTTTCAAATGCCTTTTACGAAATAGAACAATCATTAGCAGAACTTTCCGACAATATTCATATAATTCgaaaaaatagagaaaacaaCCTCGGGAGGTTATCAAAAGAGAAAACGCAGATTGAGGAAGCAATCAAACAAACCAGGATTACAATCAACAACCATTTAGACAAAATACAGGACGAcattataaaaaagttaaatgaaaccGAAGTAAATGAAAGTAAGATAATAAGCAAACTCCTGATTTCATTAAAGGAAAATGACAGAGAGATAACTGAAAtccaaacaaaaattgaaaatatcaagcAACATGCTACAGATCTTCAAACATTTATTGCTATGAAGGAGCTCGTAAAACGAATTTCTAGCAAAGACCAATTCCTGCAGTCGATGATAAACAGCGGAAATTTTAAAGATAGCGAACTTTCGTACAATCCCAATGCCACTATGCAAGATTTAGCTAATCGTATCAAGAACTTTGGAGAactaaagattgaaaaaaaaacatgcaaggTAGTCCTCACGAGgaggaaagacaaacaagccCAAATACTGCTACCGCACATATTATCCAGATCAGTTGACAATATCGATTTGAAACTGCTTCAAACTATAAATGAACCAGGAGATTTCGTAAGGGGCTGTTGCATGTTACCAGATGGTAAAATGGCGTTTTCGCATAACTCTAGGAAAGTTGTTAGAGTATTCAACTTGAACGGCACCAAAGACTTTGAAGTAAATACAGGCACACAGGCATTTGACGTGGCATACATCAGTCACGATAACACACTTGCTGTAACATCCGGAGAGTCAAATACGAAATGTATCACAATTATAGATATGCAAAGCAAACAAATCAAGAAAACAATACCAGTCGATTCTAAGTATTACGGCATAGATGTGATATCAGAAGGCAAACTAATTTGTTCTGCATTAGGAAAAGGAATTCAACTGATCAATCTGCACAACAGCTCAATAACTGATATAGTCCGCGATAATCAAATACCAGGGTTATGTTACGTGGCAACATTTGGTGACAAAATTTACCATACaaacaaccaatcaaaatccgtAAGATGCTATGATCTACAAGGTACTGTAGAATGGACATTTCAGAACGAACGAATCCTCAGCGGTGTGAGAGGTGTAGCTGTCGACAATGATGGTAATGTTTATGTAGTAGGAGAATACTCGAAAAATGTAGTAGTTATATCTACTGATGGACAACAATACAAAGAGCTAGCTAAAGCCAGTGATGGACTTTTCGATCCGCAGTGTCTTGATTATTACAAAAATACCAATCAATTACTGGTTTCGAATTTTAGAAACACGGCAATGACTTTTACTTTGATTTGA